In Scleropages formosus chromosome 18, fSclFor1.1, whole genome shotgun sequence, one DNA window encodes the following:
- the kel gene encoding kell blood group glycoprotein, with the protein MINNPPESQSQSVQKPWPFSGQRRLFLVLSSSVLIILLCLGIYLHRTGSDNSLQEAPLPCLSSACLEAAAKLSITSNPLAQTCDNLLVACKAKGLTVSQGRQRDKQIVKREVDRYLYAEVEPNQLVRRTVLLELLREILESTDRPASEDSAEQKAQRFYRSCMDTETIEKLGPKPILKLVEKLGGWALSGKWNHTDFNATLSVLMTEYFTFPFFNIYVGRDVNSSDHKKYIQIDQPDFQIPVEWKSKDKTSKEKTLSQDLRHFLMSRVRLLGLLGVPSSSTSSHMGFFIQLSSELALFTQSLSNRMQRKLLFHRMTVKELQAQAPGIDWLGCLQAVFQPLAVSESDTVLLHNLPYITHMSKTISKWQDNHEFRNSGTLHTFMILSLLHTVIPALDSRFTAIQRNFSVALGDDEDVVPRWAHCVLQTEKAFGRVLSNAMRERVGEPEAEVLIQSIYSSLKSKLAELRLKDDHLTVWNKVTSLTPRLSPNADIMSKKNLDQQFSEVKITEDEYFSNYLQSLSLQHKRTKKLFTEMSDPDILSITPFLIGNEISFPLGMFVPPFFHPSYPRAVNYGALGMLMAKNILHLLLPEIQTQSKTLQAVSECVWALYSNITKIPHGSHLLTLTLEQQREIWLQYTALEIALQAYQKSLLKEPKDTSLSGIHHTHLFLTSFVQINCHFDPYHEHLPFEASFLVAAICMNSNLCPKGINCTLNTHQHFRQKC; encoded by the exons ATGATTAACAATCCTCCAGAATCCCAG TCGCAGTCTGTCCAGAAGCCCTGGCCTTTCTCTGGACAGCGCCGACTCTTTCTGGTCCTCAGCTCCTCTGTTCTCATCATACTGCTGTGCCTGGGAATCTATTTGCACCGCACTGGTTCTGACAACTCGTTGCAAGAAG CCCCGCTTCCATGCCTCTCTTCGGCCTGCCTTGAGGCTGCAGCAAAACTGTCCATCACCTCCAATCCTTTGGCCCAGACCTGCGACAACCTCCTGGTCGCCTGCAAGGCCAAGGGGCTCACTGTCTCCCAGGGGAGACAAAGAGACAAACAAATTGTTAAAAGAGAGGTGGACAGATACTTGTATGCAGAGGTTGAGCCTAACCAGTTGGTCAGACGGACAGTTCTGCTGGAGCTGCTAAGAGAAATTTTGG AATCCACGGACAGGCCGGCGTCCGAGGACTCGGCAGAACAGAAAGCGCAAAGGTTCTACCGCTCCTGCATGGACACGGAGACCATTGAAAAGCTCGGTCCGAAGCCAATTCTGAAGCTTGTAGAAAAG cTGGGGGGCTGGGCACTCTCCGGAAAGTGGAATCACACCGACTTTAATGCAACCTTGTCTGTCCTCATGACAGAGTATTTCACTTTCCCATTTTTCAACATATATGTGGGAAGGGATGTCAACTCGAGCGACCACAAGAAGTACATACAG ATCGATCAGCCCGACTTTCAGATTCCAGTTGAATGGAAAAGCAAGGACAAAACATCGAAAGAGAAAACTCTG TCTCAGGACCTGCGTCACTTCCTGATGTCTCGAGTGCGACTCCTTGGTCTTCTTGGGGTTCcctccagcagcaccagcagccaCATGGGCTTCTTTATCCAGCTGTCATCTGAGCTGGCCCTCTTCACCCAGTCGTTGTCGAACCGTATGCAGAGGAAGCTGCTCTTTCACCGGATGACTGtgaaggagctgcag GCTCAAGCCCCTGGTATTGACTGGCTGGGATGTCTCCAGGCCGTATTTCAGCCCCTCGCTGTCAGTGAATCCGACACTGTTCTCCTGCACAACCTACCATACATCACGCACATGTCCAAGACCATCAGCAAGTGGCAAGACAATCACGAGTTCCGTAACAG TGGTACTCTTCATACGTTCATGATCCTCAGTCTCCTACACACAGTCATACCTGCATTAGACTCCAGATTCACCGCTATACAGAGAAATTTCTCAGTTGCCCTGGGAGACGATGAAGAT GTTGTCCCCCGCTGGGCTCACTGTGTTTTGCAGACAGAGAAGGCGTTCGGCAGAGTGCTCAGCAATGCAATGAGAGAGAGGGTTGGGGAGCCAGAG GCAGAAGTGTTGATCCAGTCGATATACTCATCTCTTAAATCCAAATTAGCAGAACTCAGATTGAAAGACGATCATCTCACCGTTTGGAACAAG gtTACGTCTCTAACCCCACGACTTTCACCAAATGCTGAtataatgagtaaaaaaaatctCGATCAACAATTTTCAGAG GTGAAAATCACTGAAGATGAGTATTTCTCCAACTACCTGCAGTCTCTTTCTCTTCAACATAAGAGgacaaaaaaactttttacagaaatgtcAGACCCTGATAT ATTGTCAATAACTCCATTTCTTATTGGAAATGAGATCAGTTTCCCTCTGGGAATGTTTGTTCCACCATTCTTTCATCCGTCATACCCCAG AGCTGTCAACTATGGAGCACTTGGGATGCTGATggctaaaaatattttacatctcCTTCTGCCAGAGA tccaaACTCAGAGTAAGACTCTGCaggcagtgagtgagtgtgtctggGCACTGTACAGTAACATAACCAAAATTCCACATGGATCTCACCTGCTCACTCTCACCTTGGAACAACAGCGAGAGATCTGGCTTCAATACACAGCCCTTGAGATTGCGCTGCAG GCATATCAGAAGAGTTTACTGAAAGAGCCCAAAGACACCTCTCTATCTGGTATCCACCATACTCACCTGTTCCTCACCTCCTTTGTTCAG aTCAACTGCCACTTTGACCCATACCATGAACACTTGCCTTTTGAAGCATCCTTCCTTGTGGCTGCCATCTGTATGAACTCTAACCTTTGTCCCAAGGGCATAAACTGCACTTTAAATACACATCAACACTTCAGGCAAAAGTGCTAA
- the zyx gene encoding zyxin isoform X3, with translation MADSNGSKPFVATSSLSLKVTTPSFYNQPKKFASVAPPRPRGQTDQSQPAASHVSPASTAVIGRVGELPPPPPAFCEDFPPPPPPLDDAELPVPPPECQTTPPAYEAPPPAFPDPPPPPAEDLSFPSAPKESTSQTYTPPPPPPPPPPPPPPPPSAPSTNNSNNAQRLLEKQTSFDRQLDSLTGMLSEMETRRPFNPKLPSQVPVVPAPKPGGPPPVTAPKPLSFLPPPELQDRPPPAPWAEELKRRTNRQAAQSPAPAPSQAQPAVKGPAVAPKTSFPVNQNAAGNKGPSFPSAGPKPPVSSAPPAASKPVPSSSFPPPPPPVNQTSPQPAVSPPFSHSKSSPAGSQENVSTAPPASQPKSVSSGSSPRGPSGGPPAVKPSPTSNSGSGVPLSMREVEELEKMTQDFIRNMDSHAPVITSPPTEVCGKCGQALSRSQPAVRAMDKLFHSDCFCCMSCHRPLQGMQFYDRDGQPQCEECYVNSLAVCAGCGERVTDRVLKAVGQSFHPHCFRCTTCSCSLEGTPFITDDDNHPYCVADYHRRFSPVCVSCKEPIVPDPGSEETIRVVALDKNFHLKCYKCEDCARPLSIEANADGCYPLDGRILCLKCHTARAKQASQ, from the exons ATGGCCGACTCCAACGGCAGCAAACCTTTCGTGGCGACTTCTTCCCTCTCCCTCAAAGTCACCACCCCTTCCTTCTACAATCAGCCAAAGAAGTTTGCTTCTGTAGCCCCACCTCGCCCACGGGGCCAGACAGACCAGTCGCAGCCAGCAGCTTCCCACGTGTCCCCGGCAAGTACGGCGGTCATCGGTCGCGTGGGAGAGCTTCCTCCTCCGCCTCCCGCTTTCTGCGAGG acttcccaccccctcctcctcctttggaTGATGCTGAGCTGCCAGTCCCGCCCCCAGAATGCCAGACCACACCCCCTGCTTACgaggccccgccccctgccTTCCCagaccctccccctccacctgcGGAAGACTTGTCTTTCCCATCAGCGCCTAAGGAGAGCACCTCCCAGACCTACAcccctccgcctcctcctcctcccccgccTCCCCCGCCACCACCTCCACCCTCTGCCCCATCtacaaataacagtaataatgctCAG AGGCTCCTAGAGAAACAGACCAGCTTTGACCGCCAGCTGGATTCCCTAACGGGCATGTTGTCGGAAATGGAGACCAGACGACCTTTCAACCCGAAG TTGCCTAGTCAAGTCCCAGTTGTGCCTGCGCCCAAACCAGGTGGCCCACCACCTGTCACTGCCCCAAAGCCCCTGTCGTTTTTACCTCCCCCCGAGCTGCAGGATCGCCCACCTCCCGCTCCGTGGGCCGAAGAGCTCAAAAGACGGACGAATAGACAAGCTGCCCAAAGCCCGGCTCCTGCCCCCAGCCAAGCCCAGCCAGCCGTTAAGGGTCCGGCAGTGGCGCCCAAGACCAGCTTTCCCGTCAATCAAAACGCAGCCGGCAATAAGGGCCCGTCTTTTCCGTCAGCTGGTCCGAAGCCTCCGGTTTCCAGCGCCCCTCCCGCTGCTTCAAAACCGGTTCCATCCAGCTCCTTtccgcccccaccccctcccgtTAACCAGACCTCACCCCAGCCAGCTGTTTCGCCACCTTTTAGTCACTCCAAATCCTCTCCAGCTGGTAGCCAGGAAAACGTGAGCACTGCTCCCCCGGCTTCGCAGCCCAAGTCTGTGAGCTCAGGGTCTTCTCCGCGTGGCCCGTCTGGGGGACCTCCGGCCGTCAAG CCCTCACCAACCTCAAACTCTGGTTCTGGAGTGCCCTTGTCTATGAGGGAGGTCGAGGAGTTGGAGAAGATGACGCAGGACTTCATCCGAAACATGGACTCGCACGCACCGGTCATCACCTCGCCTCCCACAG AGGTTTGCGGGAAATGCGGCCAGGCTCTCTCGCGTTCCCAGCCTGCCGTACGAGCCATGGACAAACTCTTCCACTCCGACTGCTTCTGCTGCATGAGCTGCCACCGCCCCCTGCAGGGGATGCAGTTCTACGACAGGGACGGGCAGCCGCAGTGCGAAGAATGCTATGTG AACTCCCTGGCTGTGTGCGCTGGCTGCGGGGAGCGCGTCACCGACCGCGTGCTGAAGGCCGTGGGGCAGAGCTTCCACCCTCACTGcttccgctgcaccacctgcagctgcagccTGGAGGGGACTCCTTTCATCACCGACGATGACAACCACCCGTACTGCGTGGCCGACTACCACCG CCGCTTCTCCCCTGTCTGCGTGAGCTGCAAGGAGCCCATAGTGCCCGATCCGGGTAGCGAGGAGACGATCCGGGTTGTCGCCCTCGACAAGAACTTCCACCTGAAGTGCTATAAATGTGAG GACTGCGCGCGCCCTCTCTCGATAGAGGCGAACGCCGATGGCTGTTACCCCCTGGACGGCAGAATCCTGTGCCTCAAGTGCCACACCGCCCGAGCGAAGCAGGCTTCTCAGTGA
- the zyx gene encoding zyxin isoform X1, whose protein sequence is MLRDGRIEKGEGGVFTEQRSRAGESQRREGTCFGGLCHSFRRGGTGGEAGPAAVEELKRFERKDEIMADSNGSKPFVATSSLSLKVTTPSFYNQPKKFASVAPPRPRGQTDQSQPAASHVSPASTAVIGRVGELPPPPPAFCEDFPPPPPPLDDAELPVPPPECQTTPPAYEAPPPAFPDPPPPPAEDLSFPSAPKESTSQTYTPPPPPPPPPPPPPPPPSAPSTNNSNNAQRLLEKQTSFDRQLDSLTGMLSEMETRRPFNPKLPSQVPVVPAPKPGGPPPVTAPKPLSFLPPPELQDRPPPAPWAEELKRRTNRQAAQSPAPAPSQAQPAVKGPAVAPKTSFPVNQNAAGNKGPSFPSAGPKPPVSSAPPAASKPVPSSSFPPPPPPVNQTSPQPAVSPPFSHSKSSPAGSQENVSTAPPASQPKSVSSGSSPRGPSGGPPAVKPSPTSNSGSGVPLSMREVEELEKMTQDFIRNMDSHAPVITSPPTEVCGKCGQALSRSQPAVRAMDKLFHSDCFCCMSCHRPLQGMQFYDRDGQPQCEECYVNSLAVCAGCGERVTDRVLKAVGQSFHPHCFRCTTCSCSLEGTPFITDDDNHPYCVADYHRRFSPVCVSCKEPIVPDPGSEETIRVVALDKNFHLKCYKCEDCARPLSIEANADGCYPLDGRILCLKCHTARAKQASQ, encoded by the exons GACGAGATAATGGCCGACTCCAACGGCAGCAAACCTTTCGTGGCGACTTCTTCCCTCTCCCTCAAAGTCACCACCCCTTCCTTCTACAATCAGCCAAAGAAGTTTGCTTCTGTAGCCCCACCTCGCCCACGGGGCCAGACAGACCAGTCGCAGCCAGCAGCTTCCCACGTGTCCCCGGCAAGTACGGCGGTCATCGGTCGCGTGGGAGAGCTTCCTCCTCCGCCTCCCGCTTTCTGCGAGG acttcccaccccctcctcctcctttggaTGATGCTGAGCTGCCAGTCCCGCCCCCAGAATGCCAGACCACACCCCCTGCTTACgaggccccgccccctgccTTCCCagaccctccccctccacctgcGGAAGACTTGTCTTTCCCATCAGCGCCTAAGGAGAGCACCTCCCAGACCTACAcccctccgcctcctcctcctcccccgccTCCCCCGCCACCACCTCCACCCTCTGCCCCATCtacaaataacagtaataatgctCAG AGGCTCCTAGAGAAACAGACCAGCTTTGACCGCCAGCTGGATTCCCTAACGGGCATGTTGTCGGAAATGGAGACCAGACGACCTTTCAACCCGAAG TTGCCTAGTCAAGTCCCAGTTGTGCCTGCGCCCAAACCAGGTGGCCCACCACCTGTCACTGCCCCAAAGCCCCTGTCGTTTTTACCTCCCCCCGAGCTGCAGGATCGCCCACCTCCCGCTCCGTGGGCCGAAGAGCTCAAAAGACGGACGAATAGACAAGCTGCCCAAAGCCCGGCTCCTGCCCCCAGCCAAGCCCAGCCAGCCGTTAAGGGTCCGGCAGTGGCGCCCAAGACCAGCTTTCCCGTCAATCAAAACGCAGCCGGCAATAAGGGCCCGTCTTTTCCGTCAGCTGGTCCGAAGCCTCCGGTTTCCAGCGCCCCTCCCGCTGCTTCAAAACCGGTTCCATCCAGCTCCTTtccgcccccaccccctcccgtTAACCAGACCTCACCCCAGCCAGCTGTTTCGCCACCTTTTAGTCACTCCAAATCCTCTCCAGCTGGTAGCCAGGAAAACGTGAGCACTGCTCCCCCGGCTTCGCAGCCCAAGTCTGTGAGCTCAGGGTCTTCTCCGCGTGGCCCGTCTGGGGGACCTCCGGCCGTCAAG CCCTCACCAACCTCAAACTCTGGTTCTGGAGTGCCCTTGTCTATGAGGGAGGTCGAGGAGTTGGAGAAGATGACGCAGGACTTCATCCGAAACATGGACTCGCACGCACCGGTCATCACCTCGCCTCCCACAG AGGTTTGCGGGAAATGCGGCCAGGCTCTCTCGCGTTCCCAGCCTGCCGTACGAGCCATGGACAAACTCTTCCACTCCGACTGCTTCTGCTGCATGAGCTGCCACCGCCCCCTGCAGGGGATGCAGTTCTACGACAGGGACGGGCAGCCGCAGTGCGAAGAATGCTATGTG AACTCCCTGGCTGTGTGCGCTGGCTGCGGGGAGCGCGTCACCGACCGCGTGCTGAAGGCCGTGGGGCAGAGCTTCCACCCTCACTGcttccgctgcaccacctgcagctgcagccTGGAGGGGACTCCTTTCATCACCGACGATGACAACCACCCGTACTGCGTGGCCGACTACCACCG CCGCTTCTCCCCTGTCTGCGTGAGCTGCAAGGAGCCCATAGTGCCCGATCCGGGTAGCGAGGAGACGATCCGGGTTGTCGCCCTCGACAAGAACTTCCACCTGAAGTGCTATAAATGTGAG GACTGCGCGCGCCCTCTCTCGATAGAGGCGAACGCCGATGGCTGTTACCCCCTGGACGGCAGAATCCTGTGCCTCAAGTGCCACACCGCCCGAGCGAAGCAGGCTTCTCAGTGA
- the zyx gene encoding zyxin isoform X2, producing MDEIMADSNGSKPFVATSSLSLKVTTPSFYNQPKKFASVAPPRPRGQTDQSQPAASHVSPASTAVIGRVGELPPPPPAFCEDFPPPPPPLDDAELPVPPPECQTTPPAYEAPPPAFPDPPPPPAEDLSFPSAPKESTSQTYTPPPPPPPPPPPPPPPPSAPSTNNSNNAQRLLEKQTSFDRQLDSLTGMLSEMETRRPFNPKLPSQVPVVPAPKPGGPPPVTAPKPLSFLPPPELQDRPPPAPWAEELKRRTNRQAAQSPAPAPSQAQPAVKGPAVAPKTSFPVNQNAAGNKGPSFPSAGPKPPVSSAPPAASKPVPSSSFPPPPPPVNQTSPQPAVSPPFSHSKSSPAGSQENVSTAPPASQPKSVSSGSSPRGPSGGPPAVKPSPTSNSGSGVPLSMREVEELEKMTQDFIRNMDSHAPVITSPPTEVCGKCGQALSRSQPAVRAMDKLFHSDCFCCMSCHRPLQGMQFYDRDGQPQCEECYVNSLAVCAGCGERVTDRVLKAVGQSFHPHCFRCTTCSCSLEGTPFITDDDNHPYCVADYHRRFSPVCVSCKEPIVPDPGSEETIRVVALDKNFHLKCYKCEDCARPLSIEANADGCYPLDGRILCLKCHTARAKQASQ from the exons ATG GACGAGATAATGGCCGACTCCAACGGCAGCAAACCTTTCGTGGCGACTTCTTCCCTCTCCCTCAAAGTCACCACCCCTTCCTTCTACAATCAGCCAAAGAAGTTTGCTTCTGTAGCCCCACCTCGCCCACGGGGCCAGACAGACCAGTCGCAGCCAGCAGCTTCCCACGTGTCCCCGGCAAGTACGGCGGTCATCGGTCGCGTGGGAGAGCTTCCTCCTCCGCCTCCCGCTTTCTGCGAGG acttcccaccccctcctcctcctttggaTGATGCTGAGCTGCCAGTCCCGCCCCCAGAATGCCAGACCACACCCCCTGCTTACgaggccccgccccctgccTTCCCagaccctccccctccacctgcGGAAGACTTGTCTTTCCCATCAGCGCCTAAGGAGAGCACCTCCCAGACCTACAcccctccgcctcctcctcctcccccgccTCCCCCGCCACCACCTCCACCCTCTGCCCCATCtacaaataacagtaataatgctCAG AGGCTCCTAGAGAAACAGACCAGCTTTGACCGCCAGCTGGATTCCCTAACGGGCATGTTGTCGGAAATGGAGACCAGACGACCTTTCAACCCGAAG TTGCCTAGTCAAGTCCCAGTTGTGCCTGCGCCCAAACCAGGTGGCCCACCACCTGTCACTGCCCCAAAGCCCCTGTCGTTTTTACCTCCCCCCGAGCTGCAGGATCGCCCACCTCCCGCTCCGTGGGCCGAAGAGCTCAAAAGACGGACGAATAGACAAGCTGCCCAAAGCCCGGCTCCTGCCCCCAGCCAAGCCCAGCCAGCCGTTAAGGGTCCGGCAGTGGCGCCCAAGACCAGCTTTCCCGTCAATCAAAACGCAGCCGGCAATAAGGGCCCGTCTTTTCCGTCAGCTGGTCCGAAGCCTCCGGTTTCCAGCGCCCCTCCCGCTGCTTCAAAACCGGTTCCATCCAGCTCCTTtccgcccccaccccctcccgtTAACCAGACCTCACCCCAGCCAGCTGTTTCGCCACCTTTTAGTCACTCCAAATCCTCTCCAGCTGGTAGCCAGGAAAACGTGAGCACTGCTCCCCCGGCTTCGCAGCCCAAGTCTGTGAGCTCAGGGTCTTCTCCGCGTGGCCCGTCTGGGGGACCTCCGGCCGTCAAG CCCTCACCAACCTCAAACTCTGGTTCTGGAGTGCCCTTGTCTATGAGGGAGGTCGAGGAGTTGGAGAAGATGACGCAGGACTTCATCCGAAACATGGACTCGCACGCACCGGTCATCACCTCGCCTCCCACAG AGGTTTGCGGGAAATGCGGCCAGGCTCTCTCGCGTTCCCAGCCTGCCGTACGAGCCATGGACAAACTCTTCCACTCCGACTGCTTCTGCTGCATGAGCTGCCACCGCCCCCTGCAGGGGATGCAGTTCTACGACAGGGACGGGCAGCCGCAGTGCGAAGAATGCTATGTG AACTCCCTGGCTGTGTGCGCTGGCTGCGGGGAGCGCGTCACCGACCGCGTGCTGAAGGCCGTGGGGCAGAGCTTCCACCCTCACTGcttccgctgcaccacctgcagctgcagccTGGAGGGGACTCCTTTCATCACCGACGATGACAACCACCCGTACTGCGTGGCCGACTACCACCG CCGCTTCTCCCCTGTCTGCGTGAGCTGCAAGGAGCCCATAGTGCCCGATCCGGGTAGCGAGGAGACGATCCGGGTTGTCGCCCTCGACAAGAACTTCCACCTGAAGTGCTATAAATGTGAG GACTGCGCGCGCCCTCTCTCGATAGAGGCGAACGCCGATGGCTGTTACCCCCTGGACGGCAGAATCCTGTGCCTCAAGTGCCACACCGCCCGAGCGAAGCAGGCTTCTCAGTGA